Proteins encoded by one window of Salarias fasciatus chromosome 1, fSalaFa1.1, whole genome shotgun sequence:
- the dapk2a gene encoding death-associated protein kinase 2a, with product MDFFKQQNVEEFYEIGEELGSGQFAIVKRCRERTTGRDFAAKFIKKRQSTASWRGVRREEIQREVAVLRQTRHQNIVTLHDVFENRTDVVLILELVSGGELFDFLAQKESLSEEEATQFIRQILEGVQYLHTHNIAHFDLKPENIMLLDKNVPLPRIKLIDFGLAHKMEAGVEFKNIFGTPEFVAPEIVNYEPLGLEADMWSIGVITYILLSGASPFLGESKQDTLGNISAVNYEFDEEFFCHTSDQAKDFISQLLQKDRRKRLTIQAALNHPWIKSNEHRDENKTPERKKRERRQLKTKRLREYTLKSHSSMPPNNTYANFERFARVVEDIGRMEDAFTGLAVARSTLRGDVDALASVCDEKEAWYRREGEGARHDLSQIRYEFRKAEALRRHLQDDVRAFGRSLAAAGERYRERQGRYDALRAELSSELHWVQEVVGGGGGGGGSSPDGGFSTVFNNEVNEALKELLSRSCGGELLSGIDLDLSESGQQR from the exons ATGGATTTCTTCAAGCAGCAGAACGTGGAGGAGTTCTACGAGATCGGCGAGGAGCTGGGGAG CGGCCAGTTTGCCATCGTGAAGCGGTGCCGGGAGAGGACCACGGGCCGGGACTTCGCCGCCAAGTTCATCAAGAAGCGTCAGAGCACGGCGAGCTGGCGCGGCGTGCGGCGCGAGGAGATCCAGCGCGAGGTGGCGGTCCTGAGGCAGACCCGGCACCAGAACATCGTCACGCTGCACGACGTGTTCGAGAACCGCACCGACGTGGTCCTCATCCTGGAGCT GGTCTCTGGGGGGGAGCTGTTCGACTTCCTGGCCCAGAAGGAGTCTCTGAGTGAGGAGGAGGCCACGCAGTTCATCAGGCAGATCCTGGAGGGAGTCCagtacctgcacacacacaacatcgCACACTTCGACCTGAAG CCTGAGAACATCATGCTGTTGGATAAGAACGTTCCGCTGCCCAGAATCAAACTCATTGACTTCGGTCTGGCTCACAAGATGGAAGCTGGAGTCGAGTTCAAAAACATATTCGGGACTCCGGAGTTCGTGG ctccagaGATCGTGAACTACGAGCCGCTCGGTCTGGAGGCCGACATGTGGAGCATCGGGGTCATCACCTACATCCT ACTGAGCGGCGCCTCGCCCTTCCTGGGAGAGAGCAAACAGGACACGTTGGGAAACATCTCGGCCGTGAACTACGAGTTTGACGAGGAGTTCTTCTGCCACACCAGCGACCAGGCCAAGGACTTCAtcagccagctgctgcagaaggacAGGAG GAAGAGGCTGACCATCCAGGCTGCTCTGAATCACCCGTGGATCAAG TCCAACGAGCACAGGGACGAGAATAAGACACCGGAGCGGAAGAAGCGGGAGCGCCGGCAGCTGAAGACCAAGCGGCTGCGGGAGTACACCCTCAAGTCCCACTCCAGCATGCCGCCCAACAACACCTACGCCAACTTCGAGCGCTTTGCCCGGGTGGTGGAGGACATTGGCCGGATGGAGGACGCCTTCACTGGCCTGGCGGTGGCGCGCAGCACCCTGCGGGGGGACGTGGATGCCCTGGCGTCTGTCTGTGACGAGAAGGAGGCGTGGTACAGGCGGGAGGGTGAGGGCGCACGCCACGACCTGTCCCAGATCCGCTACGAGTTCCGAAAGGCGGAGGCGCTGAGGCGCCACCTGCAGGACGACGTGCGCGCCTTCGGCCGGAGCCTGGCTGCCGCTGGTGAGCGCTACCGGGAGCGGCAGGGCCGCTACGACGCCCTGAGGGCGGAGCTCAGCAGCGAGCTGCACTGGGTGCAGGAGGTGgtgggcggaggaggaggaggaggaggaagttcCCCCGACGGCGGCTTCTCCACCGTCTTCAACAACGAGGTGAATGAGGccctgaaggagctgctgagccgGTCCtgtggaggagagctgctgtccgGGATCGACCTGGACCTCAGCGAGTCTGGCCAGCAGAGGTGA